Part of the Ziziphus jujuba cultivar Dongzao chromosome 8, ASM3175591v1 genome is shown below.
ttttcctgggatcagggtttgtctaaGGTTCCAGTGAAGAatttttggatgggtcctaacaAGTGGTGGCCGTTTGGTAACATTTATGTTTTcagttttcaatttcttttttcttttttaatttttgagattttaaacTTTAGCTAGGCACTTagctataaatatttttcattaccATTCACACGCAAATCCATCTTAGTTAAATCAGGCTCATGCATATATGAtcatgaacaattttttttcattattagctATTACAAATTAATCAATAGAAAATACTATTTAATACTATTAGTGAATGATCACCAATAGAACTTATATGCCATATAGTAatttaaaaggtaaagaattttcttttcaaatttttagtataaaaaataataaaattatattttcaactaAAATTTACTATAAAAGAAGATAGTCgttattaatgataataaatagtaaGATTTTAATCAATATCATAGTAGTAATAAGTatgctataaataacattaaagatttaaattaaatcagATATTAAGAATTTGTTTCATGAATACAAAAGAGTGGCAAAAACCACTGTTTTCACTTGTACAATGATCTAGAGTTTGAATTAGTTCCCTAGATTcacaatatcaaaaaaataaaaataaaaattaaagaattgaaAAGTTAGGCATATATGTTAATCTTGCACGATAGCTTATATACAATTTTCCTGAAAAATCTCCATTTGTTGTTGAAGCTTGTTAGAGATTTGCACAATAAACATTTGTAGTTGTAATTGTAACAATATATCTTCTGAATATACCATTAATTCAAAGCCATTAGTCAATCAACAGATAAGGAATTACACAGGGTTCaagaaaatatatgaaataaaattggTCCACATTCAAACCTCTGTACTTCTACGGCGAATGTgcgaagaaataaaaaaattagatgtaACCCAAATATCAAAATCAGATATTATAGCTGCACTTTTGCAAGCTGTGGAAAAGGGAAATTTTGACCTTGTTAAAAGTATATAAAAGTCGAGTCCAGATCTAGCGGAGACCCAGGATTCCCATGGAGGAACATATTTATGGTTACAATTTGTTGTCGCCAGGCAAAAATTTTTAGCCTTATTCATGGAGTTGGCTCCAAATTAACAGCAACAAATCGTCTAGATCTATATAGAGACAACATGCTACATATGGCTGGCTTTTTATTGCCTCACCCACAACTTCATCGTATTTCAGGAGCTGCTTCACAAATGCAGAGAATTACAATGGTTTAAGCTacctaatataaatatatatatatatatatatatttctttagccaaatgctttaaaatgtatttaatataaCCATGCATTTTCAAAGACACAATCTAGTTGGAAAACTGTTATTTTCTCTAGCAAAATTTTAGTtcttaaaatcattatttaataaaataataattttgtaattaaattgtcTTTATAGGAGCAACAATCATTAATTACTAGTTGGGTAATTCAAATAAAGatcatttgtatttttgtatccTTTAATTTGGGAAAGCTAAATTTGCATCCCTTCactttaaaacatttaaatttaaattttcaaattaaaatttgttacatTTTGGGACAACTAGATATTTTGACTAGCAACAGTCTCCATCCCACATAAACAACAATTTGTTGTTATCTAGTTTCGTCATTGTGATTTAAACCCTCtattagtttaaaatttttacattttagtaCCCACTAATTATTAACATCcttaaccaaataaataaatagctaaATAAATGATtggactaaaatatatataacaattaaaattgAAGGGGCTCTAAAATGTAACTTCTCCGACTCATATAGGGCTCAAATAaagttattaattatatattttgctataacatttgatatatatatatatatatcttttttctgtcaattaaattaattaaagacaAATGTTCATACTGTATGTATATAGGAGTTGGTGTCAGTTGTACCTCCATGGACATGCGGACACACAAAACTCACAGTTCTTGACACCAAGACAACTATTTACAAGAGAACACGAACAATTGTTATCTGATGGAGAAAAATGGATGAAAGAGACAGCGACCTCATGTACTGTTGTTGGTGCACTCATTGTTGCAATCATGTTTGCTGCAACATTCACTGTTCCCGGTTGGAATGATGAAAGAACTGGTTACCCAAAGTTtcttgacaaaatatttatgctcTTCATCATATCAGATGCAATCTCACTTTTCTCTTCTACTACTTCAGTTTTGATGTTCCTGGGAATCCTCACTTCAACATATGCTGAAGATGATTTCCTCAAATCTTTGCCTAAGAAGCTTGTGATTGGTCTTGGCATACTTTTCCTCTCCATTGCTGCGATGATGATATATTTTTGTGCTGCTGTTTCCGTGATGCTTGATGAGAAGAAATCTTGGATTgggttttttataatttctcaaGCTAGTATtccagtttttctttttcttttttttttccttattttatttaattttccttgAAGATTTATGAAGTTGCTATAAGGGGTTATTGTAACAAGGATATGTGACATTTGAGGGGAAAgtagaaagtatatatatatatatttttatactgtTCTATTATGTTCAACGAAGATGTTCATATATAGTGATGTTATTCGAATACAcgtaattcataaatatatatatatatatatatatatgtattgaaaacaaatataactcataaaaatattatttctaattatGTATGATCCAGCGTGAAAGAACCATTAATTTCCACCTGAGCAGCCTTCATTGTTTTTTGGCTAAAACATGGAATTCATTGAAGGGGAATTAGGCCCAATACCCTTTTTTAAAGGGCTGTAACGATATTTGCCCTTCTTAtctcaaatatttttgttttaccctttaatttttcaatatttctagattacccttttcaaatataaaagaaaaggaaaaaaaactaatgAGACGTATTCCATTTTTTCTCTAACTTGGACGAAGCACGAAgtaaagaggaagagaaagtgagagagaatcaGGTCGTTGCTAGCGATCGGAGGCAGAGAGAGATTAGCACCATTTGAATCGAAGATGGAGAGAAGCCACCTTAAGTCGCCGATTGAGGATTCGAGAAGGTTTGCGCTTTTTGGAAATCGACAGTGGCTGTGTGGCGAAAACCTGATGGAGAACACCGTTGTGCTTTCGCTTACGGACCAAAGTGAGGGCACGATCGAAACTCCAACACAAAAGAAGCATTTTGGGTGAGTTTTCatttcataagaaaaaaaaaatacacattatAACTTTTTGTTTCCCTCCCCATTTTTTGTCTTTcctgttcttcttttctctcttgtTTCTGACATTTTTTCTGAACCATGGCAATTTCAAGCTACATTGTCCTCGGGTATCTCCTATAATTTCTCATCAATTTCTCACTTGAATCGGGTATTGcttcaaaaaattttcaaaacccatgcaatttattattattttttttttgttagggcATGGAAATAGAAGAAACTATGATTTGAAGCTCAGTCCAATGGGGTTCCTTATAAAAGGAGGTTTGGTGAGCCTTCAAACGCTAACCTATAGTTCTGCTTCAAACAAATTTCATACTAGGAGCACTTTCGCTAGTTTTATATAAATCATTTGTATTTAAAAGCTAGACACAATGTGGTATGCATATTTCATCTTAAACGTAAATGCATATATCGCACTCAAGCATTACTATACAtagtttgaaaaggaaaattgatgACATTATTATGGTATGTGCTACAGTGACAATAAAAAGGATagctttataaattttggagagAGCAATAGGAGTTATTGTGAGAGAAAAGGAAGTTCAtgcttatttttatgatattaagacCAGTAATTATTTTCACATAAAGATGACTACCTCAGCCAAAATAGTGTAGAATATATAGCTGGCAATAGCTGAATTTAGGGTAATCCTCTATAAAAAGTAGCCCTGTAAGTACTAGATTGTGAGGGAGGAAAGGAGGAAGAACAAATGGTACccaggtttaatctatcttgTATACTTCCTTTAACAGACTCTGGACATTCAAAACCTTGTGCATACATACTGaatattcttcatctttttgGTGTCAGGTCAGTCATCATCGATTGATTGTTGCTTGCCACTGTGAGGGTAAAGGATGGAAATTTTGGCATGATAGCAATTTGAAGAGTAAATTTTAAGATCACTCAATTCAGCTTGATCATGTTGTTCTTTTAACGATGGAATTTGACGACAGAGAAATTTTTCAATGGAGTAAGGTAATGACTAATGATTCGACTAATATTCCCttaaccaaaaagaaatattttttatattatttattctttgttGTGTTTGTGTTCTTTTTTCTGCCAGGTTACAACATCAATTAACAACCTTATATTGGAAAAGCTCTATTGTGACCACTGTAGTACAATGCGTATACAGGGGAATCATAACTATTCTTGCAAGCTGAAATTCAAGGAGCAATCTATCATTGACCAAAATCCTCACCAggtattctttctttatcttttaattttcaaatgctTTACTTGCATATAGTTTTATATGGATATTTGGAGGTCTTCTTGGATGACTAAAAAAAAGCAtggcaattttttttctctaggaACGTAATTTGGCATAACTTCTTCAATTGTTTGGTTTGTTTCTTTGTGGAATGAGATATAATTATGTTGTTTaataactttaatttaatttgactgAAATTATACTAGGTAGAGGCTATCAAATTATTGAAATCTCTCTCCATATTTGTTGAcaaaggatttattttatttcattttatttttttgaaagcctaatatataataaagtctGGACAGCCTATAATCCCATTATATTGGATATATAATTCCTTTAGTTTCTGAATATGATGATACCAACTTCAAATCCTTCAAAGGGGTTGGAGTTGACGgcaacaaaaatttttattagttaatcctTTATGGGAGTTGAAGTTGTCTACAAGAACAATATGTATGGATTATGAGAGGCGGAGCATGAATCATTTTCTTACCCctttggttttattttgcttCTAGAAGAAagcctatttttttatttttttaaaataaatacatcaAACCAAATGATTCTATTTTTGGGTGAACAGAA
Proteins encoded:
- the LOC132805028 gene encoding uncharacterized protein LOC132805028, with amino-acid sequence MFILYVYRSWCQLYLHGHADTQNSQFLTPRQLFTREHEQLLSDGEKWMKETATSCTVVGALIVAIMFAATFTVPGWNDERTGYPKFLDKIFMLFIISDAISLFSSTTSVLMFLGILTSTYAEDDFLKSLPKKLVIGLGILFLSIAAMMIYFCAAVSVMLDEKKSWIGFFIISQASIPVFLFLYLYFPLLVEIYFSIYRSRIFERKVKIWL